The following coding sequences lie in one Niabella agricola genomic window:
- the gdhA gene encoding NADP-specific glutamate dehydrogenase: protein MNAFIKPFIEKVSARNAGEPEFLQAVTEVAESIIPYIETQPKYRDGKILERIVEPERVVIFRVPWLDDKGAVQVNRGFRVQMNSSIGPYKGGLRFHPTVTLSVLKFLAFEQVFKNSLTGLPMGGGKGGADFDPKGKSDNEIMKFCQSFMTELYRHVGDDIDIPAGDIGVGKREIGYLFGQYKRITGTFNGVLTGKAFEWGGSLIRPEATGYGLIYFVDEMLKVREASLLGKKVLISGSGNVAQFAAEKCIEKGAKVLTMSDSEGFIYDPVGIDQEKLEYIKHLKDHQRGRIKEYAQHYPCEFYPGKKPWSIKCDIALPNATQNELDLSDAEMLIKNGCICVAEGANMPCTPEAVAAFHQAKVLYAPGKAANAGGVAVSGLEMSQNSQRYSWGRTKVDNKLKEIMSDIHHRCMKYGHEKDGHINYEKGANIGGFVKVAEAMLSQGVV from the coding sequence ATGAATGCATTCATCAAACCTTTTATCGAAAAGGTAAGCGCAAGAAATGCCGGAGAACCGGAATTCTTACAGGCGGTTACCGAAGTAGCAGAATCGATTATTCCCTACATTGAAACACAGCCCAAATACAGGGACGGCAAAATCCTGGAACGGATCGTGGAGCCGGAACGGGTAGTTATTTTCAGGGTTCCCTGGCTTGATGATAAGGGAGCGGTACAGGTAAACCGCGGTTTTCGGGTTCAGATGAATAGTTCCATCGGACCTTACAAAGGCGGACTAAGGTTCCACCCAACGGTAACACTGAGCGTTTTAAAATTTCTTGCATTTGAGCAGGTATTCAAGAACAGCCTCACCGGCCTTCCGATGGGTGGTGGAAAAGGAGGGGCCGATTTTGACCCAAAGGGAAAATCCGATAATGAGATCATGAAATTCTGCCAGAGTTTTATGACCGAACTATACCGGCACGTTGGAGATGATATAGATATCCCGGCCGGGGATATTGGAGTGGGCAAACGCGAAATCGGCTACCTGTTTGGCCAGTATAAACGCATTACCGGTACCTTTAACGGTGTTCTCACCGGTAAGGCTTTTGAATGGGGCGGCAGCCTGATACGGCCCGAGGCTACCGGTTATGGACTGATCTATTTTGTGGACGAAATGCTGAAAGTACGGGAAGCGTCCTTATTAGGAAAAAAAGTACTTATTTCCGGATCAGGCAATGTGGCACAGTTTGCCGCGGAAAAATGCATCGAAAAAGGCGCCAAGGTACTAACCATGTCCGACTCCGAAGGCTTTATCTACGACCCGGTGGGCATCGACCAGGAGAAACTGGAATATATTAAGCATCTGAAAGATCATCAGCGTGGACGTATCAAAGAGTATGCGCAGCATTACCCCTGCGAATTTTACCCCGGCAAAAAACCCTGGAGCATTAAATGTGATATTGCGCTCCCCAATGCCACCCAAAATGAACTGGATTTATCCGACGCAGAAATGCTGATCAAAAACGGTTGTATCTGTGTAGCAGAAGGCGCTAACATGCCTTGCACGCCGGAAGCCGTCGCAGCGTTTCACCAGGCAAAGGTATTGTACGCCCCGGGCAAAGCAGCAAATGCCGGCGGCGTGGCCGTTTCCGGTCTTGAAATGTCGCAAAACTCACAGCGCTATTCCTGGGGAAGAACCAAGGTAGACAACAAATTAAAAGAGATCATGAGTGATATCCATCACCGTTGCATGAAATACGGGCATGAAAAGGA